One Equus caballus isolate H_3958 breed thoroughbred chromosome 14, TB-T2T, whole genome shotgun sequence DNA segment encodes these proteins:
- the ALDH7A1 gene encoding alpha-aminoadipic semialdehyde dehydrogenase isoform X2, giving the protein MWRVGRQLCVQAAGGIRLSGLWNRPAAFMSTLLINQPQYAWLKELELREENEGVYNGSWGGRGEVITTYCPANNEPIARVRQASVADYEETVKKAQEAWRIWADVPAPKRGEVVRQIGDALREKIQVLGSLVSLEMGKILVEGVGEVQEYVDICDYAVGLSRMIGGPILPSERPGHALIEQWNPVGLVGIITAFNFPVAVYGWNNAIAMICGNVCLWKGAPTTSLISVAVTKIIAKVLEDNKLPGAICSLTCGGADLGTAMAKDERVNLLSFTGSTQVGKQVALMVQERFAFEDADLSLVVPSALFAAVGTAGQRCTTARRLFLHESIHDEVVNRLKKAYAQVRVGNPWDSNVLYGPLHTKQAVSMFLGAVEEAKKEGGTVVYGGKVMDRPGNYVEPTIVTGLAHNASIAHTETFAPILYVFKFKNEEEVFAWNNEVKQGLSSSIFTKDLGRIFRWLGPKGSDCGIVNVNIPTSGAEIGGAFGGEKHTGGGRESGSDAWKQYMRRSTCTINYSKDLPLAQGIKFQ; this is encoded by the exons ATGTGGCGCGTTGGTCGCCAGCTGTGTGTGCAAGCTGCAGGAGGCATCCGGCTCTCCGGACTTTGGAACAGGCCTGCCGCCTTCATGTCCACTCTGCTCATCAATCAGCCCCAGTATGCCTGGCTCAAGGAGCTGGAGCTCCGCGAGGAGAACGAGGGCGTGTATAATGGAAGCTGGGGCGGCCGGGGAGAG gttATCACGACCTATTGTCCAGCTAACAATGAGCCAATAGCAAGAGTCCGACAG GCCAGTGTGGCCGACTATGAAGAGACCGTAAAGAAAGCACAAGAAGCATGGAGAATCTGGGCGGAT GTTCCTGCTCCAAAGCGAGGAGAAGTAGTGAGACAGATTGGTGATGCCCTGCGGGAGAAGATCCAAGTACTAGGAAGCTTG gtGTCTTTGGAGATGGGGAAGATCTTAGTGGAAGGTGTGGGAGAAGTCCAGGAGTACGTGGATATTTGTGATTATGCTGTTGGCTTGTCACGGATGATTGGGGGACCCATCTTGCCTTCGGAAA GACCTGGCCATGCACTCATTGAACAGTGGAATCCTGTAGGTCTGGTTGGAATCATCACTGCGTTCAACTTCCCTGTGGCAGTGTATGGCTGGAACAATGCCATTGCAATGATCTGTGGGAATGTCTGCCTTTG GAAAGGAGCTCCAACAACTTCCCTCATTAGTGTGGCTGTTACAAA GATAATAGCCAAGGTTCTGGAGGACAACAAGCTGCCTGGTGCGATTTGTTCCTTGACTTGTGGTGGAGCAGATCTTGG CACAGCAATGGCCAAAGATGAGCGAGTGAACCTGCTGTCCTTCACTGGGAGCACTCAGGTGGGAAAACAGGTGGCCCTTATGGTGCAGGAGAGGTTTG CTTTTGAGGATGCAGACCTCAGTTTAGTTGTTCCATCAGCTCTCTTTGCGGCCGTGGGGACAGCTGGCCAGAGGTGTACCACCGCAAGGCGCCTG ttttTACATGAAAGCATCCACGACGAAGTTGTAAATAGACTCAAAAAGGCCTATGCACAGGTTCGCGTCGGGAACCCCTGGGACT ctaaTGTGCTCTATGGGCCACTCCATACCAAGCAGGCAGTGAGCATGTTTCTTGGAGCAGtggaagaagcaaagaaagaaggtGGCACCGTGGTCTATGGTGGCAAG GTTATGGATCGCCCTGGAAATTACGTAGAACCGACGATTGTGACAGGTCTTGCCCACAACGCGTCCATTGCACACACAGAGACTTTTGCTCCGATTCTTTATGTCTTTAAATTCAAG AATGAAGAAGAGGTCTTTGCATGGAATAATGAAGTAAAACAGGGGCTTTCAAGTAGCATCTTCACCAAGGATTTGGGCAGAATCTTCCGCTGGCTTGG ACCGAAAGGATCAGACTGCGGCATTGTAAACGTCAATATTCCAACGAGCGGGGCTGAGATTGGAGGTGCATTTG
- the ALDH7A1 gene encoding alpha-aminoadipic semialdehyde dehydrogenase isoform X1 yields MWRVGRQLCVQAAGGIRLSGLWNRPAAFMSTLLINQPQYAWLKELELREENEGVYNGSWGGRGEVITTYCPANNEPIARVRQASVADYEETVKKAQEAWRIWADVPAPKRGEVVRQIGDALREKIQVLGSLVSLEMGKILVEGVGEVQEYVDICDYAVGLSRMIGGPILPSERPGHALIEQWNPVGLVGIITAFNFPVAVYGWNNAIAMICGNVCLWKGAPTTSLISVAVTKIIAKVLEDNKLPGAICSLTCGGADLGTAMAKDERVNLLSFTGSTQVGKQVALMVQERFGRSLLELGGNNAIIAFEDADLSLVVPSALFAAVGTAGQRCTTARRLFLHESIHDEVVNRLKKAYAQVRVGNPWDSNVLYGPLHTKQAVSMFLGAVEEAKKEGGTVVYGGKVMDRPGNYVEPTIVTGLAHNASIAHTETFAPILYVFKFKNEEEVFAWNNEVKQGLSSSIFTKDLGRIFRWLGPKGSDCGIVNVNIPTSGAEIGGAFGGEKHTGGGRESGSDAWKQYMRRSTCTINYSKDLPLAQGIKFQ; encoded by the exons ATGTGGCGCGTTGGTCGCCAGCTGTGTGTGCAAGCTGCAGGAGGCATCCGGCTCTCCGGACTTTGGAACAGGCCTGCCGCCTTCATGTCCACTCTGCTCATCAATCAGCCCCAGTATGCCTGGCTCAAGGAGCTGGAGCTCCGCGAGGAGAACGAGGGCGTGTATAATGGAAGCTGGGGCGGCCGGGGAGAG gttATCACGACCTATTGTCCAGCTAACAATGAGCCAATAGCAAGAGTCCGACAG GCCAGTGTGGCCGACTATGAAGAGACCGTAAAGAAAGCACAAGAAGCATGGAGAATCTGGGCGGAT GTTCCTGCTCCAAAGCGAGGAGAAGTAGTGAGACAGATTGGTGATGCCCTGCGGGAGAAGATCCAAGTACTAGGAAGCTTG gtGTCTTTGGAGATGGGGAAGATCTTAGTGGAAGGTGTGGGAGAAGTCCAGGAGTACGTGGATATTTGTGATTATGCTGTTGGCTTGTCACGGATGATTGGGGGACCCATCTTGCCTTCGGAAA GACCTGGCCATGCACTCATTGAACAGTGGAATCCTGTAGGTCTGGTTGGAATCATCACTGCGTTCAACTTCCCTGTGGCAGTGTATGGCTGGAACAATGCCATTGCAATGATCTGTGGGAATGTCTGCCTTTG GAAAGGAGCTCCAACAACTTCCCTCATTAGTGTGGCTGTTACAAA GATAATAGCCAAGGTTCTGGAGGACAACAAGCTGCCTGGTGCGATTTGTTCCTTGACTTGTGGTGGAGCAGATCTTGG CACAGCAATGGCCAAAGATGAGCGAGTGAACCTGCTGTCCTTCACTGGGAGCACTCAGGTGGGAAAACAGGTGGCCCTTATGGTGCAGGAGAGGTTTG ggagaaGTTTGTTAGAGCTTGGAGGAAACAATGCCATTATTG CTTTTGAGGATGCAGACCTCAGTTTAGTTGTTCCATCAGCTCTCTTTGCGGCCGTGGGGACAGCTGGCCAGAGGTGTACCACCGCAAGGCGCCTG ttttTACATGAAAGCATCCACGACGAAGTTGTAAATAGACTCAAAAAGGCCTATGCACAGGTTCGCGTCGGGAACCCCTGGGACT ctaaTGTGCTCTATGGGCCACTCCATACCAAGCAGGCAGTGAGCATGTTTCTTGGAGCAGtggaagaagcaaagaaagaaggtGGCACCGTGGTCTATGGTGGCAAG GTTATGGATCGCCCTGGAAATTACGTAGAACCGACGATTGTGACAGGTCTTGCCCACAACGCGTCCATTGCACACACAGAGACTTTTGCTCCGATTCTTTATGTCTTTAAATTCAAG AATGAAGAAGAGGTCTTTGCATGGAATAATGAAGTAAAACAGGGGCTTTCAAGTAGCATCTTCACCAAGGATTTGGGCAGAATCTTCCGCTGGCTTGG ACCGAAAGGATCAGACTGCGGCATTGTAAACGTCAATATTCCAACGAGCGGGGCTGAGATTGGAGGTGCATTTG